TTTGCAAAAGTGATGCGCCTGTGGGGGGCGGAAGAGTTCTCTAAATTGGTATATAAAGCCAAGAAGATATATGATGCCAACCGGAAGGATCTGGAAAAAGAACGGACGGATGATGAATTCATGGCGATGTATGAGCAATATGAGGCTTTTGATGATTTGGAAGAGGCATATTTAGATATGGAGGAACAAGTGACAACACTGGTTGCCAGCTATGTAGATAATCACCTGGAACTTTTTGCAAAAATAATAAAGTAAACGATGCAGTATTTTTTAAGTATCTGCATTTATTAATTGTGAATTAGAATTTATATCTTTGCAAACTCTAAAAAATATGTTTATGAAACAAATGAAATTTTTATTAGTAGCTTTAATGACGGTTTTAATGGGGATGTCTGTTACTTCTTGTATGAATGGGGATGATAATACGATATATACCGGACCTGCGTTCGCTAAATGTACAAACTATTTTCCTGCTACATTTGAATTGGCTAATGGGCAGAAATTAGTTGTGAATGAATTGTCAATGTCTAACTTGAATATAGGAGAAATCTATTTCTTTTACTATCAGTTTGACACAGCGCAACAGCCAGGGAATTCTCAGACTCTTGATGTAACACTTTATGCAGGAAGTACTCCGACTTCTATTAGTGCAAAATCTACTGAAGGACCAGAGAAAGCGGCAGATTATAACGAAGCTACTGCACCTTTATATACTTTTAATAGCGATACATCAACTCAGCCGGGAATACTTTTTGATCAATATCTTGTAATTCCTATTATGTATTGGGTAAAAGTAGAGAGTACAGACGAAAAGCAGAAAGAAGAACTTAATAAGCATTCTTTTATACTCACATATGATTTTGATGAATTGGCATCAGGGTCAACTGAACTTGTATTGAATCTTAATCATGTGATTAAAGATGGTTCAGAGGAGACTGTGACTCGTGATAAGTATACTTCTACTTATAAGGCATATAATCTGTCTAGTGTTATTTATGCATTCAAACAAGCTACTGGAGTAGAACCAACTAAAATAAAAGTAAATGCAAAGACCAACTCCTCAAAGAATTCTTTGGATGGTGCCGCAAATTCAACGTGGAGTGAAACACTTAAAACAAATTGAACTACAAAGAATTATTTAATATAGCAATGAAATTGATTTCCTCTCCGGCCAAGGCCTGGGAGGAAATTTCTATGGAAGAGGATAGGCGAAAAGTTTTTATGGCTTTTGTCTATCCTATGATTGGTTTATGCGGTTTGTCCGTCTTTATCGGCTCTTTGCTGACGAATGGATGGGGAGGACCGCAAAGTTTTCAAATAGCGATGACCAATTGTTGTGCCGTAGCTGTGGCATTGTTTGGTGGTTACTTTCTGGCGGCCTATGCAATTAACGAAATGGGAGTAAGAATGTTTGGGATGCCTGCCAATGCTCCGTTGACACAACAGTTTGCCGGATACGCACTTGTTGTTCCCTTCTTGCTTCAGATTGTGACCGGACTTTTACCTGATTTTAGAATTATTGCCTGGCTATTTCAGTTCTACATTGTCTATGTAGTATGGGAAGGAGCTCCCATATTGATGCAAGTGGAGGAAAAAGTACGATTGAAATACACCCTTTTCTCATCAGTTTTGTTAATACTATGTCCGACGGTGATTCAAATTGTATTTAGTAAGTTGATAGCCATACTTAATTAATGTGTAAAGATGAAACAACCTTCTGTAAATATCAAGAATAAACGTGCTACATTTGACTATGAGTTGATGGATACCTACACGGCAGGTATTGTATTGACAGGCACGGAAATTAAATCCATTCGTTTAGGAAAAGCAAGTCTGGTGGATACGTTTTGTTATTTTGCGAAAGGCGAATTATGGGTAAAGAATATGCATATCGCCGAGTACTTCTATGGTTCGTACAATAATCATACAGCTCGTAGAGACAGAAAGTTGTTGCTTAATAAGAAAGAATTGGAGAAAATTCAACGGGGAATGAAAGACCCCGGTTTTACTACCGTTCCTGTGCGTTTGTTTATCAACGAAAAAGGTTTGGCGAAACTGGTCGTTGCTTTGGCGAAAGGTAAAAAACAGTACGATAAACGGGAATCAATTAAAGAAAAAGATGACCGCAGAGACATGGCCCGAATGTTTAAGCGATAAGATGGCTTTATAGCGTAATAGTAAGATAAGATCGTGATAGGTCTAAGATAGGCAGAGTGACAATTAGGTGTTAATGTAATAAGGTAAGAATGAAAAAGACAATTTCTCAGATTGTATCCGAGCGTATTCTGATTCTGGATGGCGCAATGGGCACAATGATCCAACAATATAATCTTAAAGAAGAAGATTTTCGTGGTGAACGTTTTGCGCATATTCCCGGTCAGTTGAAGGGGAATAATGATTTGTTGTGTCTGACTCGCCCCGATGTCATTCAAGATATCCATCGTAAATACCTGGAAGCAGGTGCGGATATTATCGAGACCAATACATTCAGTTCTACAACTGTCTCAATGGCGGATTATCATGTAGAAGAATATGTGCGCGAAATCAATCTTGCCGCTACCAGACTGGCACGTGAACTGGCGGACGAATATACGGCAAAGAGTCCGGATAAACCGCGTTTTGTTGCAGGCTCCGTTGGACCTACTAATAAAACCTGTTCTATGAGCCCGGATGTGAACAATCCGGCGTTTCGTGCCTTGTCTTATGACGAACTGGCTGCCTCTTACCAGCAGCAAATGGAAGCCATGCTGGAAGGTGGGGTGGATGCCATTCTTATCGAAACCATATTTGATACGCTGAATGCGAAAGCTGCCATCTTTGCAGCCGGACAGGCTATGAAGGTGACAGGAATAGAAGTCCCTGTTATGTTGTCTGTGACGGTATCCGATATCGGCGGACGTACATTGTCCGGACAGACTTTGGAAGCTTTCCTTGCTTCTGTGCAGCATGCCAATATATTTTCAGTCGGATTGAATTGCTCCTTTGGTGCCCGTCAGTTGAAGCCTTTTCTTGAACAGTTGGCTTCGCGTGCACCTTATTATATCAGTGCTTATCCTAATGCGGGCCTTCCGAATAGTCTGGGGAAATATGATCAGACTCCCGCAGATATGGCTCATGAAGTGAAGGAGTATATTCAGGAAGGATTGGTTAATATTATCGGTGGTTGTTGTGGTACGACAGATGCCTACATTGCAGAATATCAGACACTGATAGCAGGTGCCAAACCTCATGTTCCGGCACCCAAACCGGATTGTATGTGGCTTTCCGGACTCGAACTGCTGGAAGTGAAACCGGAAATCAACTTTGTGAATATAGGTGAGCGTTGCAACGTAGCAGGCTCACGCAAGTTTCTTCGTCTGGTTAATGAAAAGAAATATGATGAAGCCCTTTCCATAGCTCGTCAGCAAGTAGAAGACGGAGCTTTGGTTATTGACGTTAATATGGATGATGGTCTGCTGGATGCCCGGACTGAGATGACTACTTTTCTGAATCTCATCATGTCCGAACCGGAAATAGCCCGTGTACCTGTTATGATCGACTCTTCCAAATGGGAAGTGATCGAAGCCGGATTGAAATGCCTGCAAGGCAAATCAATCGTAAACTCGATCTCTCTGAAGGAAGGGGAGGAAGTATTTCTGGAGCATGCCCGGATCATCAAGCAATATGGAGCGGCAACTGTCGTGATGGCTTTTGATGAAAAAGGACAGGCGGATACTGCTGCCCGCAAGATAGAAGTGTGCGAACGTGCATATCGTCTGCTGGTTGATAAAGTTGGATTCAATCCTCATGATATTATTTTCGACCCGAATGTGCTTGCGGTGGCTACAGGAATCGAAGAGCATAACAATTACGCCGTAGACTTTATAGAAGCTACCGGATGGATCAGGAAGAATCTTCCCGGTGCACACGTCAGCGGCGGAGTGAGTAATCTTTCTTTCTCTTTCCGTGGCAATAATTATATTCGTGAAGCAATGCATGCGGTATTCCTTTATCATGCCATCCAGCAAGGGATGGATATGGGAATCGTCAATCCGGGAACTTCCGTACTCTACAGTGATATTCCTGCAGATACGCTGGAAAAGATAGAGGACGTTGTATTGAATCGTCGTCCCGATGCTGCCGAGCGTCTGATAGAACTGGCGGAAGCATTGAAAGAAACGATGGGCGGTACTTCCGGTCAGGCAGCTGTGAAGCAGGATGCATGGAGAGAAGAATCCGTACAAGAGCGTTTGAAATATGCTTTGATGAAAGGAATCGGTGATTATCTGGAACAGGATTTAGCGGAAGCTTTACCTTTATATGATAAAGCTGTAGATGTAATTGAAGGTCCGTTGATGGATGGAATGAATTATGTCGGCGAGCTTTTTGGCGCAGGAAAAATGTTCCTGCCTCAGGTCGTGAAGACTGCCCGTACTATGAAGAAAGCCGTAGCTATACTGCAACCGATCATTGAATCAGAAAAAGTGGAAGGATCATCTTCTGCCGGAAAAGTTCTGCTTGCCACCGTAAAAGGGGATGTGCACGACATCGGAAAAAATATAGTTGCCGTCGTAATGGCGTGCAACGGTTATGATATAGTTGACTTGGGAGTGATGGTTCCGGCAGAAACCATTGTTCAGCGTGCCATAGAAGAAAAAGTCGATATGATCGGTTTGAGTGGCTTGATCACACCTTCTCTGGAAGAAATGACTCATGTGGCTGCCGAACTGGAGAAAGCCGGACTGGATATTCCTCTGTTGATTGGCGGAGCCACTACTTCAAAGATGCATACGGCACTGAAAATCGCACCTGTATATCATGCGCCGGTTGTACATCTGAAAGATGCTTCTCAGAATGCCAGTGTTGCTTCCCGGCTGTTGAATTCGCAGATGAAAGCCGAACTGATTAATGAGTTAGATGCGGAATATCAGGCACTTCGTGAGAAGAGTGGACTATTACGCCGTGAAACAGTATCGTTGGAAGAAGCCCAGAAAAATAAGTTAAACCTATTTTAAAGACTTGTCACAATGAAAAAGATTTTTTCTTTCTTGTGTATGCTCATGGCAATGACTGCTATGATCTCGTGTTCTTCCTCAAAAGAGGAAAAAGGAACAACCGGCACCGGAAATGCCGCTTTGGATAATATCTTTGAGCGTAAGAGCGTGCGTACTTACTTGAATAAAGGGGTAGAGAAAGAGAAAATTGATTTAATGCTTCGTGCAGGGATGTCTGCTCCATCGGGAAAGGATGTTCGTCCCTGGGAGTTTGTGGTTGTTTCCGACCGTGCGAAACTGGATTCGATGGCGGCGGCTCTTCCTTATGCCAAAATGTTGACACAAGCCCGTAATGCGATTATTGTCTGTGGTGATTCTGCCCGTTCTTTTTATTGGTATTTAGACTGTTCTGCTGCAGCACAGAATATTTTGCTGGCTGCTGAAAGTATGGGGCTGGGTGCTGTATGGACAGCTGCTTATCCGTATGAAGATCGTATGGAAGTCGTTCGCAAATATACCCACCTGCCCGAGAATATTCTTCCTCTTTGTGTCATTCCTTTCGGCTATCCTGCAACAAAAGAGCAGCCGAAACAGAAATATGACGAGAAAAAGATACATTATAATCAGTATTAGTAAACAAAAGTTTTGTCTTTTCAATAAATTCCTTACATTTGTGGCTTAATTGATTAAAATCTGATACGCAAATGTTTGGAATAGATGACCCTTTTATAGTCTTGCCATATATCCTCTCAGTGATATGTGTGATTTTTGCTGCCTGGTTTGGGCTGAAATATTGGAATAAGGACGACGATAAAGACGAAACGCGATGAATACATTTACTCTTGGCTTGATTGTGATAGCTTATCTGCTGTCATTGGCCTACCTCGGTTTTTTAGGATATAAGAAGACTACGAATACCAGTGATTATCTGGTTGGCGGACGTCAGATGAATCCGATAGTGATGGCGCTTTCTTATGGTGCTACGTTTATCTCTGCGTCTGCTATAGTTGGTTTTGGCGGAGTAGCGGCTGCTTTCGGTATGGGTATTCAGTGGCTGTGTTTCCTCAATATGTTTGTCGGGGTAGTTATCGCCTTCATATTCTTCGGTTTGCGTACCCGGCGCATGGGAGCAAAACTGAATGTCAGCACTTTTCCGCAGTTATTAGGCCGTCATTTTCGTTCCCGTAATATACAGGTGTTCATTGCAGCCGTCATATTTATAGGTATGCCGTTGTACGCTGCTGTGGTAATGAAAGGGGGCGCTGTATTTATTGAACAGATTTTTCAGATTGATTTTAATATATCTCTGCTGATATTTACGTTAGTCATTGCTGCGTATGTGATTGCGGGAGGAATGAAGGGGGTGATGTATACGGATGCTTTACAGGCAGTTATCATGTTTGGCTGTATGTTGTTCCTGTTGTTCTCTTTGTATCAGGTGCTTGGCATGGGTTTTACGGAAGCAAACAAGGAATTGACAAATATAGCCCCTCTGGTTCCGGAAAAGTTCAAGGCATTGGGGCATCAGGGATGGACCGCAATGCCTGTGACAGGTTCTCCACAGTGGTACTCATTGGTTACCTCTCTTATTTTGGGAGTAGGAATCGGTTGCCTTGCACAGCCTCAGTTGGTGGTACGTTTTATGACGGTAGAAAGTAGCAAACAGTTGAATCGTGGCGTATTTATCGGTTGTTTTTTCCTGATTATAACGGTAGGAGCTATCTATCATGCCGGTGCATTAAGCAATCTTTTCTTCTTGAAGACAGAAGGAGCCGTTGCTACGGAAGTGATACAGGATATTGATAAAATCATTCCTTATTTCATCAATAAAGCTATGCCGGACTGGTTTGCCGCTTTGTTTATGCTCTGTATCCTTTCTGCAAGTATGTCTACGCTTAGTTCTCAGTTCCACACAATGGGAGCATCGGTTGGTTCTGACATTTATGGTACTTATAAACCCCGTTCTCGTGGCAAATTGACAAATGTGATTCGTTTGGGAGTACTTTTCTCTATTTTGGTCAGCTATATTATTTGCTATATGCTGCCTCACGATATTATCGCCCGCGGAACTTCTATTTTCATGGGTATCTGTGCTGCTGCATTTCTTCCTGCCTACTTTTGTGCATTGTACTGGAAGAAAGCGACGAAACAGGGAGTTATGGCAAGTCTCTGGGTAGGAACTTTAGGCAGTGCTTTTGCACTAATATTCCTTCATCAGAAAGAAGCTGCCGCAATGGGAATATGTAAATTCCTGTTTGGCAAGGATGTATTGATTGAGACATATCCGTTTCCGGTAATTGACCCTATTCTCTTTGCATTACCATTGTCTATACTGGCTATTGTGGTGGTTAGCCTTTTGACGGGCAGAAACAAGTAGTAAATAAGTAATAGGTAATAAGTAATAGGTAATAAGCCGTGCGGATACACTATTGATAAGCTACGGTTATTACCTATTACCTGATACTTATTACTTATTTTATCTTTTTTTTGTACGATTCGAACCGGGACTGAATATCACGTACGAAGTTGAACGTTTCTATGCCACGGAAATATCCATTTTTACAAACAGGATCGGTGAAGTATTCCTCATTGCTTTTGAGCAGGATGAAGTTTTCGACGTTGTCTTTCCATACGAGGTTATTCTTTCCGTATTTTTTTGCTAATGCCATGGCGTCGTAGATATGTCCTAGGCCGGCATTGTAAGAAGCCAGTATGAAGTTGAGCCGTTCCTGTTTGTCAGGGATCATATTGAAACTTCGGTCTGTGGCGGCAATGTATTTAACGGCTGCTTTTATACTTTCTTCCGGGTTTTGTTCTTTACCTGCGGGTACGCCCATTGCGCGTGCAGTGGCAGGCATCAATTGCATCAATCCTTTGGCTCCTGCCCAAGATACGGCTGTTGTGTCAAAGTTTGATTCTGTATAGGCGAGGGATGCCAGCATTCGCCAGTCCCATCCGATCTCTTGGGCGTATTTCTTGAATAAATCGTCGTAATGTGATATTTTTCCTTCTTTAAGTGAAAGGATGGGGGAGTGTGGCATCATTTTACTATTCTCGAAGTAACGCTTCATACTTGCCGTATAGGCAGGAGAGGTCATATTTTCTTTATGCCAGTTTGTGGCGGCGGCTGCCAGTTCGGGACTGTCTTTTCGTACAGCCCATGAAGAACGCTGGTCAAAACTGATAGAAAGATCGATATTCAGATTGGGATAGTAAGTTTTATTCAGTTTGGCTAAATCATTATCGGCTACGGTATAGGGAATCTTACCTTGTGCTACCTGGGTGATTAAGTCTTCCGCGGTAACGCTATCTCCCGTTATCTTATGAATATGGATACCACCTCCCAGTTCGTTGTTCAGATTCACGAGGCGATCGTAATATTTGCCTGGTTTGACATATATATCTTTGCCGATAAGTTCCGTTACATCTTTCAATGGTTTATGCTTTCCATTTCCTTGCTGGACGATAACCTGATGGGTGATTATGTCTTCTCCGCAATACAAAAGGCTGTCTTTCCATTCTTTGGTAATCGGCAGGTTGTAGGCGATCATATCTCCTTCGCCTGACTGTAATTTCTGAATCAATTCACGGACATTTCTGGCTACCTCGATTCTGAGTTTCAGTCCCAGACTTTTAGCGAACTGTTCACTGAGTTCGTATTGGAATCCCATTTCCTGTCCGCGATAAATGAAATATGAAGTAGAGCTATAGAGTGTCAGCACAACCAGTTCTCCACTGTCTTTAATCTGTGGAAGATCGTGTGCTGTTTCATTCTTTTCGGTATGATGTTTGTTCCGGCATCCGAATACACAGCACAAAAGTATAAGAAACAAGGGGAGGATCAGTGTCTTGGCACTCATTCTGAACTCTTTATCTTTCATTCTTCATTTTTCAAATGTTTCTTGATATACATTGTTAATATATCGATAGCTACTGCATTGCTGCCGCCTTCTGGAACGATAAGGTCCGCATAGCGTTTGCAGGGTTCTATGAATTGCAGGTGCATCGGTTTCAGAACACGGGTATAGCGTTCCATGACAGCTTCCGCTGTCCGTCCTCTTTCGATGACATCCCTTTGGATGACACGTATCAGGCGTTCATCGGGATCGGCATCTACAAATATCTTTAGATCCATCATATTGCGTAGCTTCTTGTCGCACAAGGCAAGGATACCTTCAATAATGACGACTTCACGAGGCTCGATGTGGATGGTTTCCGGTTGGCGGGTACAAGTCAGATAAGAATAGGTCGGCTGCTCGATGCTTTTTCCTTCTTTCAGCATCATCACATGTTTGGAAAGCAAGCTCCATTCAAAAGCATCCGGATGGTCAAAGTTGATATTCTGACGTTCTTCAACCGGCACGTGACTACTGTCTTTGTAGTATGAATCCTGAGGTAATAGTACTACTTCTCCAACGGGGAGGCTTTCTATCATTTTTCGTACGACGGTGGTTTTTCCGGAGCCCGTTCCACCTGCTATTCCTATTATTAACATCTCTTTATAGTGTTATTTGAACCAAATAGAGTAATTTTGCATTAGTAATGTAATGCATTGACAAGACAAATATAGAAACAATTCATTAAAATAACAACGTAATGGTGAAACACATTGTATTATTTAAGTTAAAAGACGAAGTTCCCGAAGCGGAGAAACTCGTAGTGATGAATAAATTTAAGGAAGCTATCGAAGCGCTCCCCGCTAAGATTTCAGTGATCCGTAAGATTGAAGTCGGACTGAATATGAATCCGGGAGAGGCTTGGCATATAGCTCTCTATAGCGAATTTGACACGCTGGAGGATGTGAAGTTCTATGCAACACACCCTGATCATGTGGCAGCCGGAAAGATTATAGCTGAAGCAAAGGACAGTCGTGCATGCGTGGATTATGAATTATAACCCCCAATAATGAAAATGAGAAAATTAATTTCTTTTCTGCTTTTAAGCTTTGTAGCCTATACATTGCAGGCGCAGATTAAAGATCCGGTAAAGTTTAAAACAGAACTGAACTCTCTTTCTGATACAGAAGCGGAGATCGTGTTTACAGCTGCCATTGACAAAGGGTGGCATGTTTATTCTACCGATCTTGGAGACGGAGGACCTATTTCTGCCACATTTAATGTGGAGAAGAAGTCCGGTGTAGAACTGGTTGGTAAATTGAAGCCTGTCGGCAAGGAAATAGCTACTTTCGACAAACTGTTCGAAATGAAAGTGCGCTATTTCGAGAATACTGCCAAATTCGTGCAGAAAGTGAAGCTGACTGGTGGAGCTTATGCGATAGAAGGTTATCTGGAATATGGAGCCTGCGACGATGAGAGTTGTCTGCCTCCGACAGAAGTTCCTTTTAAGTTTTCGGGTGAAGCAAAGGCCGGAACTACGGCTACTCCTGTAGCCAAAGTTGATAAGCCGGAGACAAAAGAGGCGGAAGAGGTAACTGCTCCTGCTGCGTCCAAAGACTCTGCTGCGATGATGGAACTGGTTCCTGCTTCTGCTACGGATGCAAATGCCGATATTCAACCAGCAGTAGCTTCCGGTGACCTTTGGCGTCCGGTAATCAGTGAATTGCAGGCACTGGGCGAGGAACATACTCAGGGAGATATGTCCTGGATTTATATTTTCGTGACAGGTTTCCTGGGTGGATTGCTGGCTTTGTTCACTCCTTGTGTGTGGCCTATTATCCCGATGACAGTCAGTTTCTTTCTGAAACGTAGCAAAGATAAGAAGAAAGGTATTCGTGATGCGTGGACTTATGGTGCTTCCATTGTCGTTATTTATGTGGCATTAGGATTGGCTATTACACTGATATTTGGTGCCAGTGCGCTCAATGCTTTATCGACGAATGCTGTCTTTAATATCCTTTTCTTCCTGATGCTGGTAATCTTTGCCGCTTCATTTTTTGGAGCGTTTGAGATTAGATTACCGTCAAAGTGGGGCAATGCGGTAGATAGTAAAGCGGAATCGACTACCGGTCTGCTGAGTATCTTCCTGATGGCATTTACACTTTCACTGGTATCTTTCTCTTGTACAGGTCCGATTATCGGATTCCTGCTGGTACAGGTTTCTACTACAGGAAGCGTGGTGGCCCCGGCTATCGGTATGTTGGGTTTTGCCATTGCATTGGCATTGCCGTTCACACTCTTTGCTCTGTTCCCGTCATGGCTGAAGTCTATGCCGAAGTCGGGCGGATGGATGAATGTGATCAAAGTGACGTTAGGATTTCTGGAACTGGCATTTGCGCTTAAATTCCTGTCGGTTGCCGATCTGGCTTATGGCTGGAGATTACTCGACCGTGAAACCTTCCTCGCTCTGTGGATTGTCATCTTTGCATTGCTGGGTTTCTATTTGCTTGGTAAAATCAAGTTTCCGCATGACGATGATGACAATAAGGTGGGAGTGACTCGTTTCTTTATGGCACTTATTTCTCTGGCGTTTGCCGTATATATGGTTCCCGGTTTGTGGGGAGCTCCGTTAAAAGCCGTAAGTGCTTTTGCGCCTCCTATGCATACGCAAGACTTTAATCTGTATAAGAATGAAGTACATGCGAAATTCGATGACTACGATCTGGGTATGGAGTATGCACGTCTGAATGGCAAACCAGTGATGCTTGACTTTACAGGCTATGGATGCGTGAACTGTCGTAAGATGGAAGCCGCTGTATGGACGGACCCGAAAGTGAGTGATCTGATTAATAATGATTATGTGCTGATTACTCTGTATGTGGATAATAAAACTCCGTTGACCGAACCTGTGAAAATCGTAGAGAACGGTAAGGAACGTACTTTGCGTACAGTCGGTGATAAGTGGAGCTATCTGCAACGTGTGAAGTTTGGTGCTAATGCACAGCCTTTCTATGTATTGCTGGATAATCAGGGAAGTCCTTTGAATAAGTCTTATGCTTACGATGAAGACATTCCCAAATATATTGAATTCCTGCAAACTGGACTGGAGAATTATCGGAAGGAAAAATAATCCGAAGATATAACTATCAATGAGAAGCGGTCTCACTCTGTAGAGTGGGACCGCTTCATTTAAATAGAATAGAATAAAACTAGAAATAATGTTTTTTACATGGGTACTTCCATTACCAGAAGTTTGGTCCCTTTAGTAGCACGGATAGAGAAGCTTTTGGTATCCCATATTCCGATGCCGTCACGTTTGGCCAGATGTTCATCGGCCACGCTGATCTCTCCTTCTATCACAAACAGATAAGCTCCGTTACCTTCCTGATGCATACAATATTCGATGGTTCTTTCCGTATCGAAGTCTCCCATAGAGAACCAGGCATCCTGTTTGATGGAGGCCGGTGTCTTGCCGTTCGGTGAAATGAACAGAGATAACTCGTTCGGTTTCAGCAGCGGACGTATATCGAAATTGTTATATTCGGGTTTCGTATTCTCGATTCGGGGGAATACCCATATTTGCAGGAATTCCAATTGTTCTTCCTTGCTGTCGTTATACTCACTATGATAGATACCACTGCCCGTACTCATCACTTGGATATCACCGGGAGTAATCGTTTTCGTATTTTGTACACTGTCGCCATGTCTCAGATACCCTTTCAACGGAATGGAAATTACTTCCATATTTTTATGTGGATGAGTATCAAATCCCATCGACGGGTCTACACTGTCATCATTCAGCACTCGCAAGGCTCCGAAATGGATTCTTTCCGGATTGTAATAGTTAGCAAAACTGAATGTGTGGTGGGTTTTGAGCCAGCCATGATTAAAATAGCCTCTTGATGAAGCTCTGTCGATTACTTTTTTCATAATCTTCCTTTCTTTTTTATAGAACTTTGTTGTGTGCTTTGTTCGCACTTTTATAATAGGACAACAATTAAAGAGTACACAAAGTTCTCGGCCGGAAACTCAATAAGAAAGAAGGTTATTTTTTTATTTCAGAAAAAATACATACGTTTGTAACATCATAACAATACCTTTGTGCCCAAAAGTAAAGAAAATATGTACGCAACAGACACGCTTATGGACGAACGGGAGTTAGTTCTCCGTCTGATAGACGGCGATGAGGATGCCTTTTGCGAACTCTATGCCGCCTATAAGAATCGCTTGCTGTATTTTGCGATGAAGTTCGTCAAATCTCGTGAGTTTGCCGAAGATATTTTTCAGGACGCGTTTACGGTTGTATGGCAAAGCAGG
This sequence is a window from Bacteroides thetaiotaomicron VPI-5482. Protein-coding genes within it:
- a CDS encoding transglycosylase SLT domain-containing protein, whose amino-acid sequence is MSAKTLILPLFLILLCCVFGCRNKHHTEKNETAHDLPQIKDSGELVVLTLYSSTSYFIYRGQEMGFQYELSEQFAKSLGLKLRIEVARNVRELIQKLQSGEGDMIAYNLPITKEWKDSLLYCGEDIITHQVIVQQGNGKHKPLKDVTELIGKDIYVKPGKYYDRLVNLNNELGGGIHIHKITGDSVTAEDLITQVAQGKIPYTVADNDLAKLNKTYYPNLNIDLSISFDQRSSWAVRKDSPELAAAATNWHKENMTSPAYTASMKRYFENSKMMPHSPILSLKEGKISHYDDLFKKYAQEIGWDWRMLASLAYTESNFDTTAVSWAGAKGLMQLMPATARAMGVPAGKEQNPEESIKAAVKYIAATDRSFNMIPDKQERLNFILASYNAGLGHIYDAMALAKKYGKNNLVWKDNVENFILLKSNEEYFTDPVCKNGYFRGIETFNFVRDIQSRFESYKKKIK
- the udk gene encoding uridine kinase codes for the protein MLIIGIAGGTGSGKTTVVRKMIESLPVGEVVLLPQDSYYKDSSHVPVEERQNINFDHPDAFEWSLLSKHVMMLKEGKSIEQPTYSYLTCTRQPETIHIEPREVVIIEGILALCDKKLRNMMDLKIFVDADPDERLIRVIQRDVIERGRTAEAVMERYTRVLKPMHLQFIEPCKRYADLIVPEGGSNAVAIDILTMYIKKHLKNEE
- a CDS encoding pirin family protein, whose amino-acid sequence is MKKVIDRASSRGYFNHGWLKTHHTFSFANYYNPERIHFGALRVLNDDSVDPSMGFDTHPHKNMEVISIPLKGYLRHGDSVQNTKTITPGDIQVMSTGSGIYHSEYNDSKEEQLEFLQIWVFPRIENTKPEYNNFDIRPLLKPNELSLFISPNGKTPASIKQDAWFSMGDFDTERTIEYCMHQEGNGAYLFVIEGEISVADEHLAKRDGIGIWDTKSFSIRATKGTKLLVMEVPM
- a CDS encoding Dabb family protein, which gives rise to MVKHIVLFKLKDEVPEAEKLVVMNKFKEAIEALPAKISVIRKIEVGLNMNPGEAWHIALYSEFDTLEDVKFYATHPDHVAAGKIIAEAKDSRACVDYEL
- a CDS encoding protein-disulfide reductase DsbD family protein, which translates into the protein MRKLISFLLLSFVAYTLQAQIKDPVKFKTELNSLSDTEAEIVFTAAIDKGWHVYSTDLGDGGPISATFNVEKKSGVELVGKLKPVGKEIATFDKLFEMKVRYFENTAKFVQKVKLTGGAYAIEGYLEYGACDDESCLPPTEVPFKFSGEAKAGTTATPVAKVDKPETKEAEEVTAPAASKDSAAMMELVPASATDANADIQPAVASGDLWRPVISELQALGEEHTQGDMSWIYIFVTGFLGGLLALFTPCVWPIIPMTVSFFLKRSKDKKKGIRDAWTYGASIVVIYVALGLAITLIFGASALNALSTNAVFNILFFLMLVIFAASFFGAFEIRLPSKWGNAVDSKAESTTGLLSIFLMAFTLSLVSFSCTGPIIGFLLVQVSTTGSVVAPAIGMLGFAIALALPFTLFALFPSWLKSMPKSGGWMNVIKVTLGFLELAFALKFLSVADLAYGWRLLDRETFLALWIVIFALLGFYLLGKIKFPHDDDDNKVGVTRFFMALISLAFAVYMVPGLWGAPLKAVSAFAPPMHTQDFNLYKNEVHAKFDDYDLGMEYARLNGKPVMLDFTGYGCVNCRKMEAAVWTDPKVSDLINNDYVLITLYVDNKTPLTEPVKIVENGKERTLRTVGDKWSYLQRVKFGANAQPFYVLLDNQGSPLNKSYAYDEDIPKYIEFLQTGLENYRKEK